Proteins encoded in a region of the Carassius auratus strain Wakin unplaced genomic scaffold, ASM336829v1 scaf_tig00215934, whole genome shotgun sequence genome:
- the LOC113096445 gene encoding pre-rRNA processing protein FTSJ3 isoform X1 yields MGKKLKVGKTRKDKFYHLAKETGYRSRSSFKLIQLNRKFQFLQKARALVDLCAAPGGWLQVASKFMPVSSLIIGVDLVPIKPIPNVVMLQEDITTEKCRQAIRKELQTWKVDVVLNDGAPNVGANWQHDAFSQANLTLMALKLACEFLTKGGTFITKVFRSKDYQPLMWIFQQFFKKVQATKPQASRNESAEIFVVCQGFLAPDKIDNKFFDPKYAFKEVDVQVKTVKDLVNNKKPKAEGYMDGELILYHTFSVTEFLKAENPVDFLSKANAITFDNPELESHPLTSPEIKECCCDIKVLGRKEMRLLLSWRSKLRRFMAKKLRQEAKYLDQEMSSNDDDSDIDEKEGKKKSAEKKEEKTPAEEEEEEMEQKLAEMKAEEIAELRRKKKKLLKEKRKQRERVEMKMDLPGVSIAETTDSSMFSLSAIKKAQGLSEITQGDMKGADALVDDQEEDDLHISDEDEDERMSLASDLDSDDLEEIEKKEKEIEKKMPKKKKVAFAAEPQDEGEENGNKLIVELEEKDEKRERETNMWFSKEIFAELDLDDDTDALSELRQTQLLQSGKGKKRKAEEEAEPVVQKQEVATPSQKVNVDEDNSDSDDDDSSDDENEIARMKHASAAVDASGEMDDDNFQVVSVEKINKRARILNAEGLALGAQIATSKKRERDLIDGSFHRFANSEDMTEVPAWLVDDEKKHRKRPVPVTKEMVEEYKQKWREINARPVRRVAEAKARKKRRMLKKMEQAKKKAEAVVNTVDISEREKMAQLKSIYKKAGVGKEKRDLTYIVAKKGVGRRVHRPAGVKGTFRVVDGRLKKDTRAAQRKDQRGRGPKGGRGPKGGRGPKGGRGMKAGKGNAKKK; encoded by the exons atgGGTAAAAAACTGAAAGTCGGGAAAACCAGGAAGGACAAATTCTACCATCTCGCAAAAGAAACGG GTTATCGGTCCAGATCGTCGTTTAAGCTCATTCAGCTCAACAGGAAGTTCCAGTTTCTTCAGAAGGCTCGAGCTCTGGTGGATCTGTGCGCAGCTCCAGGAGGATG GTTGCAGGTGGCGTCGAAGTTCATGCCGGTGTCCAGCCTGATTATTG GTGTGGATCTGGTGCCGATCAAACCCATCCCGAACGTGGTCATGCTGCAAGAGGACATCACCACAGAGAAGTGCAGACAG GCTATCAGGAAGGAGCTGCAGACGTGGAAGGTGGATGTTGTGCTGAACGACGGCGCGCCGAACGTCGGAGCGAACTGGCAGCACGACGCCTTCTCGCAGGCCAACCTCACGCTGATGGCGCTCAAGCTGGCCTGCGAGTTCCTGACCAAAGGCGGCACCTTCATCACCAAAGTCTTCCGCTCCAAAGACTACCAGCCGCTCATGTGGATCTTCCAGCAGTTCTTCAAGAAGGTGCAGGCCACCAAACCACAGGCCTCCCGAAACGAGTCCGCCGAGATCTTTGTCGTCTGCCAGG gtTTTTTGGCTCCGGATAAAATTGACAACAAGTTCTTCGACCCCAAGTATGCTTTCAAAGAGGTCGACGTACAAGTCAAAACTGTCAAGGATCTGGTTAACAATAAAAAGCCCAAG GCTGAAGGCTACATGGATGGCGAACTCATTCTGTATCACACTTTCTCAGTGACCGAATTCTTAAAAGCCGAAAACCCGGTCGATTTCTTGAGCAAAGCCAATGCG ATCACCTTTGATAACCCCGAGCTGGAATCACACCCCCTTACTTCACCAGAAATCAAAGAGTGCTGCTGCGATATTAAAGTCCTGGGCCGGAAGGAAATGCG TCTGCTCTTGTCATGGAGGTCCAAGCTGAGGAGGTTCATGGCTAAAAAGCTGAGACAGGAAGCCAAGTACCTGGACCAGGAAATGAG CTCAAATGATGATGACAGCGATATTGACGAGAAGGAAGGCAAGAAAAAGAGCGCTGAAAAGAAGGAAGAGAAGACTCCggcagaagaggaggaagaggagatggAGCAGAAGCTGGCGGAGATGAAAGCTGAAGAGATCGCCGAACTCAGACG TAAGAAGAAGAAGCTGCTGAAGGAGAAGCGGAAGCAGAGGGAGCGAGTGGAGATGAAGATGGATCTTCCCGGCGTCTCCATCGCTGAAACCACCGATTCCTCCATGTTTTCCCTCAGCGCCATCAAGAAGGCCCAG GGTCTGAGTGAGATCACACAGGGAGACATGAAGGGAGCCGACGCTTTAGTGGACGACCAGGAGGAGGACGACCTGCATATATCTGATGAAGACGAGGATGAGCGGATGTCTCTGGCCTCTGACCTGGACTCAGACGACCTCGAGGAGATCGAGAAGAAAGAGAAGGAAATCGAGAAGAAGATGCCTAAGAAGAAAAA AGTTGCATTCGCCGCCGAGCCGCAGGACGAAGGGGAAGAGAACGGTAACAAGTTAATTGTCGAACTGGAAGAAAAAGACGAGAAGAGAGAGCGTGAGACCAACATGTGGTTCAGCAAG GAGATCTTTGCTGAGCTGGATTTGGACGACGATACAGATGCCTTGAGTGAACTTAGACAAACCCAGCTGCTGCAGAGTGGAAAAGGCAAAAAGAGGAAAGCCGAAGAGGAGGCGGAGCCTGTCGTGCAGAAACAGGAAGTGGCCACCCCCTCACAGAAAGTGAATGTGGATGAAGACAATAGTGACTCTGATGATGACGACAGCAGCGATGATGAAAA CGAAATTGCGCGAATGAAACACGCCTCGGCAGCTGTCGACGCGAGTGGGGAGATGGATGACGACAACTTTCAAGTTGTTTCTGTTGAAAAAATAA ACAAACGTGCACGAATTCTCAATGCAGAAGGTTTGGCACTCGGCGCTCAGATCGCGACGTCCAAAAAGCGAGAGCGAGATTTGATCGATGGCTCCTTCCACAG GTTTGCGAATTCTGAGGATATGACTGAAGTTCCCGCCTGGCTTGTTGATGATGAAAAGAAGCACCGGAAGAGGCCTGTTCCTGTCACCAAGGAAATGGTGGAGGAATACAAGCAGAAATGGCGGGAAATCAACGCACGGCCAGTCAGACGCGTCGCAGAGGCCAAAGCGCGCAAGAAGAGACGG ATGTTGAAGAAGATGGAGCAGGCCAAGAAGAAGGCCGAAGCTGTGGTGAACACGGTGGATATTTCAGAGCGAGAGAAGATGGCTCAGCTCAAGAG CATCTACAAGAAGGCCGGCGTGGGGAAGGAGAAACGAGACCTCACGTACATCGTGGCTAAGAAGGGCGTGGGACGCAGGGTGCACCGTCCCGCTGGAGTCAAGGGCACTTTCCGCGTGGTGGACGGGAGGTTGAAGAAAGACACGAGAGCCGCACAGAGGAAGGACCAGAGGGGGCGTGGTCCTAAAGGAGGGCGTGGTCCTAAAGGAGGTCGGGGTCCTAAAGGAGGACGGGGCATGAAGGCAGGAAAAGGAAATGCGAAAAAGAAGTGA
- the LOC113096452 gene encoding G-protein coupled receptor 55 yields MSNCTLQIYPIVEDLQKATSIPTFIFGVLGNIYVLVMFCRRPRAKWTYMNIYITNMAIADGTLLMTMPVKIHYYSRPLEKHLKGLCNFVLWVYYVNMYVSIFLITAISVVRYVAIKYPMKARSIFSCKKALVVCALIWFIILAISPIYFISDSDNDKTMCFQRVKSTLSLIFVLLLIIVGFLVPFLIMMFCSITVVCTLRKQLDIGTRSEKIQCMFIMVANLIVFVVCFLPVHLGYIVKYIVQNKYQNLVDNDSCHYKLVAHNFLHIAIFLSNMNCGLDCFCYFFATKTSWNMCCMKDTDKTEGECDNNTVSDAVSTPT; encoded by the coding sequence ATGTCCAACTGCACCCTCCAAATCTACCCCATCGTCGAGGACCTACAAAAAGCCACTTCCATTCCCACCTTCATCTTCGGGGTCCTGGGGAACATCTACGTCTTGGTGATGTTCTGCCGCCGTCCCAGAGCAAAATGGACCTACATGAACATCTACATCACCAACATGGCCATCGCCGACGGTACTCTTTTGATGACCATGCCCGTTAAGATTCATTACTACAGCAGGCCATTGGAAAAGCATTTAAAGGGGctgtgtaattttgttttgtgggtTTATTACGTCAACATGTATGTGAGTATCTTCCTGATCACGGCCATAAGCGTGGTGCGGTACGTGGCCATCAAGTATCCCATGAAGGCCAGGAGTATCTTCTCTTGCAAGAAAGCTCTGGTGGTTTGCGCGCTCATATGGTTCATCATTCTCGCCATCAGTCCGATTTACTTCATTTCCGACTCCGATAACGACAAGACCATGTGCTTCCAGAGGGTCAAGAGCACATTGTCGCTGATTTTCGTATTGTTGTTGATCATCGTCGGGTTCCTCGTGCCGTTCCTCATCATGATGTTCTGCTCCATTACAGTCGTTTGCACTTTAAGGAAACAGTTGGACATCGGAACGCGTTCGGAGAAGATCCAGTGCATGTTTATCATGGTGGCCAATTTAATTGTTTTCGTTGTATGCTTTCTCCCCGTCCACTTGGGTTACATCGTTAAATACATCGTGCAAAACAAGTATCAAAACTTAGTAGATAATGACAGCTGTCACTATAAACTGGTCGCGCACAACTTCCTGCACATTGCTATTTTCCTCTCCAATATGAACTGCGGTTTGGACTGCTTTTGCTATTTTTTCGCAACCAAAACATCGTGGAATATGTGCTGCATGAAAGACACTGACAAGACAGAAGGTGAATGTGATAACAACACGGTTTCGGATGCAGTTAGCACTCCTACATAA
- the LOC113096445 gene encoding pre-rRNA processing protein FTSJ3 isoform X2: MGKKLKVGKTRKDKFYHLAKETGYRSRSSFKLIQLNRKFQFLQKARALVDLCAAPGGWLQVASKFMPVSSLIIGVDLVPIKPIPNVVMLQEDITTEKCRQAIRKELQTWKVDVVLNDGAPNVGANWQHDAFSQANLTLMALKLACEFLTKGGTFITKVFRSKDYQPLMWIFQQFFKKVQATKPQASRNESAEIFVVCQGFLAPDKIDNKFFDPKYAFKEVDVQVKTVKDLVNNKKPKAEGYMDGELILYHTFSVTEFLKAENPVDFLSKANAITFDNPELESHPLTSPEIKECCCDIKVLGRKEMRLLLSWRSKLRRFMAKKLRQEAKYLDQEMSDIDEKEGKKKSAEKKEEKTPAEEEEEEMEQKLAEMKAEEIAELRRKKKKLLKEKRKQRERVEMKMDLPGVSIAETTDSSMFSLSAIKKAQGLSEITQGDMKGADALVDDQEEDDLHISDEDEDERMSLASDLDSDDLEEIEKKEKEIEKKMPKKKKVAFAAEPQDEGEENGNKLIVELEEKDEKRERETNMWFSKEIFAELDLDDDTDALSELRQTQLLQSGKGKKRKAEEEAEPVVQKQEVATPSQKVNVDEDNSDSDDDDSSDDENEIARMKHASAAVDASGEMDDDNFQVVSVEKINKRARILNAEGLALGAQIATSKKRERDLIDGSFHRFANSEDMTEVPAWLVDDEKKHRKRPVPVTKEMVEEYKQKWREINARPVRRVAEAKARKKRRMLKKMEQAKKKAEAVVNTVDISEREKMAQLKSIYKKAGVGKEKRDLTYIVAKKGVGRRVHRPAGVKGTFRVVDGRLKKDTRAAQRKDQRGRGPKGGRGPKGGRGPKGGRGMKAGKGNAKKK; encoded by the exons atgGGTAAAAAACTGAAAGTCGGGAAAACCAGGAAGGACAAATTCTACCATCTCGCAAAAGAAACGG GTTATCGGTCCAGATCGTCGTTTAAGCTCATTCAGCTCAACAGGAAGTTCCAGTTTCTTCAGAAGGCTCGAGCTCTGGTGGATCTGTGCGCAGCTCCAGGAGGATG GTTGCAGGTGGCGTCGAAGTTCATGCCGGTGTCCAGCCTGATTATTG GTGTGGATCTGGTGCCGATCAAACCCATCCCGAACGTGGTCATGCTGCAAGAGGACATCACCACAGAGAAGTGCAGACAG GCTATCAGGAAGGAGCTGCAGACGTGGAAGGTGGATGTTGTGCTGAACGACGGCGCGCCGAACGTCGGAGCGAACTGGCAGCACGACGCCTTCTCGCAGGCCAACCTCACGCTGATGGCGCTCAAGCTGGCCTGCGAGTTCCTGACCAAAGGCGGCACCTTCATCACCAAAGTCTTCCGCTCCAAAGACTACCAGCCGCTCATGTGGATCTTCCAGCAGTTCTTCAAGAAGGTGCAGGCCACCAAACCACAGGCCTCCCGAAACGAGTCCGCCGAGATCTTTGTCGTCTGCCAGG gtTTTTTGGCTCCGGATAAAATTGACAACAAGTTCTTCGACCCCAAGTATGCTTTCAAAGAGGTCGACGTACAAGTCAAAACTGTCAAGGATCTGGTTAACAATAAAAAGCCCAAG GCTGAAGGCTACATGGATGGCGAACTCATTCTGTATCACACTTTCTCAGTGACCGAATTCTTAAAAGCCGAAAACCCGGTCGATTTCTTGAGCAAAGCCAATGCG ATCACCTTTGATAACCCCGAGCTGGAATCACACCCCCTTACTTCACCAGAAATCAAAGAGTGCTGCTGCGATATTAAAGTCCTGGGCCGGAAGGAAATGCG TCTGCTCTTGTCATGGAGGTCCAAGCTGAGGAGGTTCATGGCTAAAAAGCTGAGACAGGAAGCCAAGTACCTGGACCAGGAAATGAG CGATATTGACGAGAAGGAAGGCAAGAAAAAGAGCGCTGAAAAGAAGGAAGAGAAGACTCCggcagaagaggaggaagaggagatggAGCAGAAGCTGGCGGAGATGAAAGCTGAAGAGATCGCCGAACTCAGACG TAAGAAGAAGAAGCTGCTGAAGGAGAAGCGGAAGCAGAGGGAGCGAGTGGAGATGAAGATGGATCTTCCCGGCGTCTCCATCGCTGAAACCACCGATTCCTCCATGTTTTCCCTCAGCGCCATCAAGAAGGCCCAG GGTCTGAGTGAGATCACACAGGGAGACATGAAGGGAGCCGACGCTTTAGTGGACGACCAGGAGGAGGACGACCTGCATATATCTGATGAAGACGAGGATGAGCGGATGTCTCTGGCCTCTGACCTGGACTCAGACGACCTCGAGGAGATCGAGAAGAAAGAGAAGGAAATCGAGAAGAAGATGCCTAAGAAGAAAAA AGTTGCATTCGCCGCCGAGCCGCAGGACGAAGGGGAAGAGAACGGTAACAAGTTAATTGTCGAACTGGAAGAAAAAGACGAGAAGAGAGAGCGTGAGACCAACATGTGGTTCAGCAAG GAGATCTTTGCTGAGCTGGATTTGGACGACGATACAGATGCCTTGAGTGAACTTAGACAAACCCAGCTGCTGCAGAGTGGAAAAGGCAAAAAGAGGAAAGCCGAAGAGGAGGCGGAGCCTGTCGTGCAGAAACAGGAAGTGGCCACCCCCTCACAGAAAGTGAATGTGGATGAAGACAATAGTGACTCTGATGATGACGACAGCAGCGATGATGAAAA CGAAATTGCGCGAATGAAACACGCCTCGGCAGCTGTCGACGCGAGTGGGGAGATGGATGACGACAACTTTCAAGTTGTTTCTGTTGAAAAAATAA ACAAACGTGCACGAATTCTCAATGCAGAAGGTTTGGCACTCGGCGCTCAGATCGCGACGTCCAAAAAGCGAGAGCGAGATTTGATCGATGGCTCCTTCCACAG GTTTGCGAATTCTGAGGATATGACTGAAGTTCCCGCCTGGCTTGTTGATGATGAAAAGAAGCACCGGAAGAGGCCTGTTCCTGTCACCAAGGAAATGGTGGAGGAATACAAGCAGAAATGGCGGGAAATCAACGCACGGCCAGTCAGACGCGTCGCAGAGGCCAAAGCGCGCAAGAAGAGACGG ATGTTGAAGAAGATGGAGCAGGCCAAGAAGAAGGCCGAAGCTGTGGTGAACACGGTGGATATTTCAGAGCGAGAGAAGATGGCTCAGCTCAAGAG CATCTACAAGAAGGCCGGCGTGGGGAAGGAGAAACGAGACCTCACGTACATCGTGGCTAAGAAGGGCGTGGGACGCAGGGTGCACCGTCCCGCTGGAGTCAAGGGCACTTTCCGCGTGGTGGACGGGAGGTTGAAGAAAGACACGAGAGCCGCACAGAGGAAGGACCAGAGGGGGCGTGGTCCTAAAGGAGGGCGTGGTCCTAAAGGAGGTCGGGGTCCTAAAGGAGGACGGGGCATGAAGGCAGGAAAAGGAAATGCGAAAAAGAAGTGA
- the LOC113096448 gene encoding lens fiber membrane intrinsic protein, which yields MVFTLVGGASLCGAAALVLLVISTATDYWMQYRYSGNAANQGLWRFCINRKCHAHTLTVAFWDATRAFMLLSVLGCFIGVLLGITASKRPRSRRVRTGGIALLLSGFLALLALAIYTGMTVNFFGKRYIDWRFSWSYILAWLGIILAFAAGVLQLCAYQRSSSEAAPASVSDS from the exons ATGGTGTTCACTCTGGTGGGAGGGGCCTCTCTGTGTGGGGCGGCGGCCCTCGTGCTCCTCGTCATCTCCACGGCTACTGACTATTGGATGCAGTATCGCTACTCGGGGAACGCAGCCAATCAGGGCCTCTGGAGGTTCTGCATCAATCGCAAGTGCCACGCCCACACGCTGACCGTGG CCTTCTGGGACGCCACGCGGGCCTTTATGCTGCTGTCAGTGCTGGGCTGTTTCATTGGAGTGCTTTTGGGCATCACTGCGTCCAAACGGCCCCGGAGTCGACGGGTGCGGACCGGAGGAATCGCCCTGCTGCTGTCcg GATTTCTTGCGCTCTTGGCTTTGGCGATCTACACCGGCATGACCGTCAACTTCTTCGGCAAACGCTACATTGACTGGAGATTCTCATGGTCCTATATCTTGGCTTGGCTAGGCATCATACTGGCTTTTGCAGCAG GCGTCCTGCAGCTCTGTGCGTATCAGAGGAGCTCCTCTGAAGCAGCACCTGCGAGCGTCTCTGACAGCTGA